One Mugil cephalus isolate CIBA_MC_2020 chromosome 8, CIBA_Mcephalus_1.1, whole genome shotgun sequence genomic window carries:
- the frmd3 gene encoding FERM domain-containing protein 3 isoform X4, protein MKMLRFRSPSIRSLDQEVLCTIRLLDDSEISCSIQRDTKGQFLLDHVCNHYNLLEKDYFGIRYVDPEKQRHWLEPNKPVVRQMKSAHQPYTMCFRVKFYPHEPMKIKEELTRYLLYLQLKRDIYHGRLLCPFAEAAYLGACIIQAELGDYDPEEHPSDYIRDFKLFPKQSLKLERKIMEIHKNELRGQCAALAELNMLQRAHSLETYGVDPHPCKDFTGSTAFLGFTATGFVVFQGNKRIHLLKWADVSKLKFEGKTFYVIGIQKESSLKKLVLTFHTSTPAACKHLWKCGVENQAFYKCAKSSQIKTVSSSNIFFKGSRFRYSGRVAKEVIEASSKIQREPPEVRRAQFGQSRSFNSLSHKNLIMNMEPLVPALPSTNEYEETAADAGVVAVKDSVPLSPLKPSVAPAVTEQQTTEGGNSALGNDLQPPRVSMETSNHRPQAPRAEVELEEDDEAGGACTISELTYSPCASMLPTPVDDSQGGVDLLFSSPVQSPARLLRELHADPDIQAQLEAERERDRAYERTRLAARSRMSGVLTSSLRLLSSNERVNACVLSVARFVAVVMGVLLVTVPTLLLLLESDIDVSFLHEIRQTPEFEQFHYEYYCPLRRWILCKISMAMENIWSD, encoded by the exons ATGAAAATGCTCCGGTTTCGCAGCCCCAGCATCCGCTCCTTGGACCAGGAGGTCCTCTGCACGATCCGGCTTCTGGACGACTCCGAGATCTCCTGCAGCATTCAG agaGACACTAAAGGCCAGTTCCTGTTGGACCATGTGTGCAATCACTACAACCTGCTCGAGAAGGACTACTTTGGGATTCGATATGTAGATCCTGAGAAACAAAGG cACTGGCTGGAGCCCAATAAGCCCGTGGTGAGGCAGATGAAGT CAGCTCATCAGCCATACACCATGTGCTTCCGGGTCAAGTTTTACCCTCACGAGCCCATGAAGATCAAGGAGGAGCTCACCAG GTACCTCCTGTATCTCCAGCTAAAGAGAGATATCTACCACGGTCGTCTCCTCTGTCCTTTCGCTGAAGCAGCGTATCTGGGAGCCTGCATTATACAGG CCGAGCTCGGGGATTATGACCCAGAGGAGCACCCGTCGGACTACATCAGAGACTTCAAACTGTTCCCCAAACAATCCCTCAAACTGGAGAGGAAGATTATGGAAATACACAAGAACGAGCTCAG GGGTCAGTGTGCTGCGTTAGCAGAGTTGAACATGCTCCAAAGGGCTCACAGCCTTGAAACGTACGGAGTCGACCCTCACCCTTGCAAG gactTTACGGGCTCCACTGCCTTCCTCGGGTTCACGGCCACGGGTTTTGTGGTGTTCCAGGGAAACAAGAGGATCCACCTCCTCAAATG GGCTGACGTGAGCAAGCTGAAGTTCGAGGGAAAAACCTTTTACGTGATCGGGATTCAGAAGGAG TCATCACTG AAGAAACTGGTCTTGACATTTCACACCTCGACTCCTGCTGCGTGTAAGCACTTATGGAAGTGCGGGGTGGAGAACCAGGCCTTTTACAA ATGTGCAAAGTCGAGTCAGATAAAAACGGTTTCAAGCAGTAATATCTTTTTCAAAGGCAGCAGGTTCAGATACAG TGGAAGAGTAGCCAAGGAGGTGATAGAAGCCAGCTCCAAGATTCAGAGAGAGCCACCGGAAGTGCGCAG AGCCCAGTTTGGTCAGAGTCGAAGTTTCAACTCCCTCAGCCACAAAAACCTCATCATGAATATGGAACCTCTGGTTCCCGCGCTGCCCTCCACCAACGAATACGAAGAGACGGCAGCAGACGCCG GTGTTGTTGCCGTTAAGGACTCTGTCCCCTTGTCTCCCCTCAAACCTTCGGTTGCGCCGGCGGTCACAGAGCAACAAACTACCGAAGGAGGAAACTCTGCTCTGGGCAATGACCTGCAGCCTCCTCGTGTTTCCATGGAAACCTCAAATCATCGACCTCAAGCTCCCAGAGCTGAAGTAGAACTGGAGGAAGACGACGAGGCCGGCGGTGCATGCACCATTTCTGAGCTCACCTACAG CCCCTGTGCCAGCATGCTTCCCACCCCCGTGGATGACAGTCAGGGAGGCGTCGACTTGCTCTTCTCCTCCCCGGTCCAGAGCCCGGCCAGGCTGCTGAGGGAGCTGCACGCTGACCCCGACATCCAGGCCCAGCTGGAGGCCGAAAGGGAGCGGGACCGGGCCTACGAGCGAACCCGGCTGGCTGCGAGAAGTCGAATGAGCGGGGTCCTGACCAGCAGCCTGCGCCTGCTGTCCTCCAACGAGCGAGTCAACGCCTGTGTGCTCAGCGTGGCCCGCTTCGTCGCCGTGGTAATGGGCGTCCTGCTCGTCACTGTgcccacgctgctgctgctgctggagtcaGACATCGACGTGTCCTTCCTCCACGAGATCCGCCAGACGCCGGAGTTTGAGCAGTTCCACTACGAGTATTACTGCCCGCTCCGACGCTGGATCCTGTGTAAGATCAGCATGGCCATGGAGAACATCTGGTCTGACTGA